The nucleotide window TCCTTGGCCTTGCTGTCTTCCATTTGCACTGCACTGTCCATCTCAAACCTTATCCGCTGTCATCTTATCCGCCCTGGCAGATCAAGCAGCCGCAATTCTCACAATTTGCCGGTGACCATAGCCCGCCAGAGATTAAATACTCGAAAACAAGAACTGGAGCCTTCAGCCTTTGGCCGCAATGTCCCTGGTCTCAGTCCACCCCGGCAGAGCCCTTTTAACGGGAACTGTGAAGCAAACAAGGCAATCCGACAGCTTTGCGTCAATCCGAGGGCCAAGGTGAGCAAATCCTTGTGACATCTGGCGCTTTCGCCCGTCTTGCCCTTGTGACCTGTTTCTTATAGGACAACCGCAACATCACAAATACCGGGCGGTTTGCCGACTGACGCCGGCCCGCCGGGAACTCGCCAGGATCAAAAGACTTCATGGCCAAGAAACCGAACAAACTGAAAGCCCGCTTGCCGCGTGGCTTCGTTGACCGCACTGCTGACGACATTCGCGCAACGGATGAGATGCTGGCCAATATCCGCGCAGTCTATGAGCAATATGGCTTCGACCCTGTCGAAACACCTGCCTTTGAGTTCACCGACTGTCTCGGAAAATTTCTTCCCGACACCGACAGACCGAACGCCGGTGTCTTCTCCGTACAGGATGAAGACGAACAGTGGATGAGCCTTCGGTACGACCTCACGGCACCACTTGCCCGGCACGTTTCTGAAAACATCAACGAAATTCAGCTTCCGTATCGCACCTACCGCTCTGGCTGGGTGTTTCGGAATGAAAAGCCCGGTCCAGGCAGGTTCCGTCAGTTCATGCAATTCGATGCCGACACAGTCGGCGCTCCTGGTGTGCAGGCAGATGCGGAAATGTGCATGATGATGGCTGACACAATGGAAGCCCTCGGCATTCCGCGCGGCGACTATGTCATCCGCGTCAACAACCGCAAAGTCCTGGACGGCGTTCTGGAAAGTGTGGGCCTTGGCGGTGAAACACACGAAGAACGACGCCTCACCGTCTTGCGGGCCATCGACAAGCTCGACAAGTTCGGTGTTGAGGGCGTCCGTCTTCTGCTCGGCGAAGGCCGCAAGGACGAAAGCGGCGACTTTACCAAAGGCGCTGGTCTGGAGCCGGGCGCAATAGACACGCTTGTTGCCTTTCTCTCCGGAACAGGCGGCATTGAGAACGACGGAATCACTGAACTCAACACAATGGCTGCTATCTTTGCCAGTTGCGGCTATGGCGAAGACCGGATCAAGATCGATCCATCGGTTGTCCGTGGTCTGGAATATTATACCGGCCCTGTCTATGAAGCCGAGCTCCTGTTTGATGTCACCAACGAGAAGGGCGAAGTGGTTCAATTCGGCTCCGTTGGTGGTGGCGGACGCTACGATGGCCTGGTCAAACGCTTCACCGGACGCGATGTACCGGCAACCGGGTTCTCTATCGGTGTCTCCCGACTGATGACGGCATTGAAGAACCTGGGCAAGCTCGGCACTGCTGACATGGTAGCTCCGGTGCTGGTGACCGTCATGGATGGCGACACGGCTGCCCTTGGGAAATACCAGAAAATGGTTCAGGATCTGCGCACCGCCGGTGTTCGCGCAGAGATGTATCAGGGCAACTGGAAGAAATTCGGCAATCAGCTGAAATATGCTGACCGGCGTGGCTGTCCCATCGCTATCATCCAGGGTTCGGATGAGCGCGAGGCCGGGGAGATCCAGATCAAGGACCTTATTGAAGGCAAACGTTTGTCGGAAGAAATCGCAGACAACATCACCTGGCGCGAAAGCCGCCCGGCTCAGGTCACGGTTAAGGTATCTGAACTTGTCGCGACCGTGAAGGAACTGTTGGATGGGCAAGCCGATGATCGCAGACGGGCCGGCGAGGAGTAAGCCATGAATGGCTCGGCACAGATGAACAGACCCGATCCGTCGAAAATCGATGCGGTGCTTGAACTCTTCAAGGCGGCCGGTCATACGGAAGTCAATCCGCCGATCCTTCAGCCTGCGGATGTCTTTTTGGATCTGACAGGCGAAGATATTCGACGCCGACTTTATCTGACGAACGGTTCGGACGGTCTAGATCTTTGCCTCAGACCTGACTTCACCATACCGGTTTGCCGTCATCACCTGGCGCAAGATCAGGTGAGCCTACCTGCTGCCTATTGTTACAATGGCCCTGTGTTTCGGCAGCGACCAGCCGGCCTCGGCGAAATACCTCAACTCGGGGCGGAAAGCCTGGGGAGGACCGACACAAGCGAAGCCGATGCTGACCTGTTGGCGCTCTCGGTCAATGCGCTGGAGACGTTCGGGGTCCGGGAAAACACTATTCGCGTTGGTGATGAAACCCTTTTTGCCGCCGTTCTCGACGGACTGGAGCTTCCAAGCGTCTGGCGCCGACGTCTGCGCGACCTCTTTGGTGAAACCGACAAGCTTTCAGCTGCAATCGACAGAATGGCGGGTGGTACCGTTTCCGACGATGAAGGCCGGGATGTCCGCCTTGGTTTTCTATCCGCCATGGAAGGTGCTGATCCTGAAGCAGCGCACGCGGTTGTTGAAGATCTTCTTTCCATTGCAGGGATATCCGCTGTCGGTGGGCGCACTCCCAGTGAAATCGCAGATCGTTTTCTTGAACAGGCTGCGCTTGCAAGAGGTGCTCGCGGTCATGACAAAGCAGCAAAAACGCTTTCTGCGTATCTCACGCTGAAGTCCGACGGTGCACATGCTGCATCGGTCCTTCGCCAGTTCGGCAAGGATTTCGGCCTTGTCCTCGACAAGCCACTTGCTGCATTCGAGCAGCGGATGATGGCTGTTGACCGAAAGGGCATCGACCCCACGCGCCTGAGTTTTGCTGCCGAGTTCGGCCGGCGTCTGGACTACTATTCCGGTTTCGTCTTCGAGATACACGCTTCCGAAAAAACCGTGGAAGGTCCGCTTGTCGGCGGCGGTCGCTACGACAAGCTGGTCAATCTGCTTGGTGCTGAGGAGGATGTTCCGGCAATCGGGTTCTCCATGTGGCTGGACCGGATTGCAGCGAGCGTTGAGGGCTGACACATGAGCAAACTGATCATCGCCATCCCTTCCAAGGGCCGCTTGCAGGAAAAAACGCATGATTTCTTCGGCCGTGCAGGTCTGAAAGTTCTGCAACCGGGCGGCGCCCGCAATTATCGCGGCGCCATCAAAGGCCTCGACAGTGTCGAGATCGCGTTTCTTTCCGCCTCGGAGATCGCCCGTGCGCTTTCAGACGGTGCGGTACATTTCGGCGTCACCGGCCTGGACCTTGTGCACGAGAATATCGCAGATCCGGGCGCGACCGTGCACATCGTTACACCACTTGGTTTCGGGCCGGCGGATGTCGTGGTCGCTGTTCCAAAGGCCTGGATTGATGTCGAGACGATGGCGGATCTTTCCGATGTTGCCTCTGATTTCAGAAACCGCCATGGAAGCCGGCTTCGGGTTGCCACGAAATACGTCAACCTGACCAGATCATTCTTTGCAAATCACGGCATAGCCGATTACCGGATCGTGGAGAGTGCGGGCGCGACGGAAGGTGCACCAGCGGCCGGGTCTGCGGAATTGATCGTCGACATCACCACCACAGGCTCCACGCTTCAGGCCAACAATCTGAAGATACTCTCTGACGGTGTCATGTTGAAAAGCCAGGCCAACCTGGTGGCGTCCCTGAACGCAGACTGGTCAGACGAGGCATTGACGGGAGCCCGCGCCATTCTCGACCGGATTGCCGCGGAAGAGGCCGCACGCGATGTCAAGCTGGTCAAAGCCGTGGTCGATGATCGGACACAAGCCCTTAGAGCCGTAAGCCACGTCGGGGCCTTGCAGCGCTTTTCTGAAAGCGATGACATGAACCATGTCAGTGTGCTGTGCCCGAAAGATGCTGTTGCGGATTGCGCACAGCTGCTGATCGCGGAAGGCGCCGACACTGTCACCGTCGAGACACTGGATTATGTTTTCTCCAAGGAAAACAAGTTGTTCGCACCTTTGCAGGAAAAGGTCGGCAGTTAGGTTAAACCAGCTTTAGACCGGTCGCTTGAAGTCGGCCCTGGCCTTCTCGATCTTTTCCCTGCAGAAGCATCCTTCCAGATGATCATTGACCATGCCCATGGATTGCATGAAGGCGTAAACGGTTGTTGGACCCACAAAGCTCCAGCCGCGTTTTTTGAGATCCTTGGACAGCGCTGTGCTTTCGGCGGTCTTGCCGAGCGTTTTTGCAGTTGGAAAATCAATTTTTTCCGGGCGATCTTCAGGCTTGGGCTCAAATGACCAGAAATAGGCTGCCAGCGAACCGAATTCCTTTCTCAGTTCGAGCGCCCTGTTTGCATTGTTGATGGTCGATTCGATCTTCTTGCGATGGCGAACAATTCCGCTGTCATTCAGGCAACGCTCGACATCCTTGTCGGTAAATTTTGCCACGCGTTCGAATTCAAAATTTGCAAACGCCGCGCGAAACCCTTCGCGCTTGCGCAGAATGGTTAGCCAGGAAAGGCCTGATTGAAACCCCTCCAGGCAGATCTTTTCAAAAAGCCGACGATCGTCATCTACCGGCCAGCCCCATTCTTCGTCGTGATAGCGCTGGTAATCCTCCAGACCGCCATACCACCAGCAACGGCTTAGCCCATCCGCCCCCACAATCAACCCGGTATCCGGATCCGGTTCAGGCTTTGCTGCTGATGTGCTTTTCTGTTCGGTCATGGCCTGCTCAATATTCACTGTTTGTTCTCTATCTGTTAGGCCAATTTGAACGTGTTGGCAAGGCAGCAACAAAACCGGTGGAGGCAAACAAGAAAAAGCCCGGCAGACAGCCAGGCTTTTTCGTTTCTCCAGCAATGTGACTGCTGATCAGGCGAACAGTGCGTCGATGTCGTCCTGCGTCGCAACGTCGGCGTCCGTTTCCAGCGCCGGGCCGTTGAGAAGAGCAGCGTCGCCTTCCTTGAGGTTTCGCTCTTCGACTTCGAATTCCTTGAAGGTTTCGATGCCGCCCCAGATATCCATCATCTGGATTATCCGGTCTTCCACAAATCGAAGTGTCGCGACCACTTTGGTGATGCGCTGTCCGGTCAGATCCTGGAAGTTACAGGCTTCAAAGATGCTGATGACCTTTTCCTGGATGTCATTCGCAAGTTCGGCATCCGCAGCGTCAACGCGTGCAGACAGCGTGTTGGCGGTCTCGTCAATAAATTCTGCCGAAGCAAGAATCGTTTCAGTCGCGCCTTCCGTTCCAACCACGACAGCATCGAGCTCATTGGTCACCCGGGTCATTTCTTCGCCCTTGGAACCCGTCGTGTGATGCAGTGTAGCGATTTCCTTCTTGGTCTGAGCGATCGCTTCATACATTGCGTCCAGCTCGACCTTCAGCTTGGCAGCCTCCGACAGTTCCTTGCGGAACTCGGACATGAATTTCGCACCCATTTCCTCCGGGTCGAGGGCCTGCTGTTCTCCAGCACCCTTGCGCATCATGGCCTTCAGACTGGCAATTTCCGCCAAGACTTCCTGGTGACGGCGTTCTTCAGCATATCCGGGGTCGTCGTTCGCCCCTGCATTCATACGTATCAAGCTTTCCGCTCGAAAGGATCTTTTCACCGCGGCCATGCTTACTCCCGTCCCTAGCCCCTTTGGCGATTGAAATCGCTGCGAGATCCATCTTTAACAGCGGAAGTTTAAAGAATTGTTTTTTCAGTTCTGGGAGCAAATGGACCGACGCTTTGCACCCGGGAAACCGTTTAATCGCTTTCCTCATTGAGGTGCTTTGGCTATCCTCCCGCGACAAGAACAAGGGAATGACTTGGCGTATGACAACGAACGACACTGCAAAACCGGTCCGGCTCCTGCCTGCCCCAATGTGATGGTGAAGCGGCCCATTCCCAGATGAAAAACCTGCACGCCAATCTGCTGATTCTTTTGATGACCGGATTCTTTTTTTCGTCTCCGGCAAAGTCGGCGAATGAATCCTTTTCCATGGAAGAAATCATGGATGGATTCGAAAAGACCGTGTTTGGTCTAGAATATCGTAGCTGGAGCTGGCGGCCCTATCTGGTGAAGAAGTTCACGCGTCCGGTGCTTTTCTATGTTCATAATCTTTCCGCCCGCGACCGTCGAAAGACCGTGAACCGCTTCGTAAAGGAAATCGGCAAAAGAGTGGGTGGCCTGACGACGGCGATCACGAACGACCGGGCAAGCGCAAATTTTGAGGTCTATGTTGTCGACAGGGTTCAGTACGAACCTGTTGTGCGCAAAGACATTTATAAAAATGATCGCGCAAGGGTACCCGGCAGATGCCTTGTCCGTGTTGTCTCAGGTCGAAATGGCATCAAGAGATCGGCTGCGGTCATCGTTTCGGACGAAGGCGAGTTTTTATTTCGGCGCTGCCTTGTCGAAGAACTTCTTCAAGGGCTGGGGCCCATGAATGACGACGCCGCCCTGACCCATTCCGTCTTTAACGATTCTTCCCGGCACAGCAGGTTTACGGTTTTCGACCAGCTGATTCTCAATATGCTCTACGACCCGCGCATAAGACCCGGTATGTCAAAACAACAGACCAAGGACATCTTGCCGATTGTTGCTCGGGATGCGCGACGCCGTGTTCGTTAACCAAGGTTTCCTTGAAAGAGCAAAAGATTCAATATCGATTGAATTGATTCACTACGTCGCAATGCGATCGATAGTATTTTGTTAAGCCTGTTCTTCAACCAAAAAATAACCATAAGAAACAATTACTTCGTTTCTCTAAGTCAGATTCACTTTTGACTGAGTGGCAGCGCTTATCATCCTTGCCAATCCGTTAACCGGTACTTGTAAATGCCGGTGAACGTGGTCGATGACAAGTTTATGAGTGCTGCCATGTTCCTTATGAAAAAAGTTTCGAGTCTGGCTTTGGTTGCCGTTGGCGCCCTGGTCGTTGTTACCGGTTTTCCGGGCACCAAGGCGTTGGCCGGTCAGGTATCGCCACCTCCGCTCGTTTTGAGCCCCAACCTGACTGAACCCTGGGTGTTGCAACTTCAGCCCCGCGCGCAGCGCCGTGTGGCCGCGCCTGTGCAACGTCGCCAGGTGGTCCAGCCGCAGGTTCGCCGGGCTAACTGGTGGTCACCACGCCAGCAGCCGGTTCGTCAGCAACCGCAACGCCAGGCGCGTCAGCCGCAAAGCCGTCAGGTTGCCCCGCAATTCCTGCCAACCGTTGTTGACTATCACGGCAAGCACAAGCCGGGCACGATCGTGATCGACACCAACGCACGCTACCTTTACCTGGTGCAAAATGACGGGACCGCCCGCCGCTATGGTGTCGGTGTCGGCAAGCCGGGGTTTGAGTGGGCCGGATCCCACAAGGTTACGCGCAAGGCCGAATGGCCGGATTGGCGCCCACCGGCAGCGATGCGCAAACGTCGCCCGGAATTGCCTGCCTTCATGGCTGGCGGACCGGAAAACCCGCTCGGTGCGCGTGCGCTTTACCTGGGTTCGACACTTTACCGTATCCATGGATCAAATCAGCCGTGGACCATCGGGCATGCTGTATCTTCCGGATGTATCCGCATGCGCAACGAAGACGTGATGGACCTTTATGAGCGGGTTAAAGTTGGCACAAGGGTGCACGTAATCTGAGCCCTGAATTCTCTAAAAAGAGTTCGTCGATCAAGAAACGCGCAGGTGTCTTCCTGCGCGTTTTCCTTTTGCAATCCTGCGCAAGCCTTGCACACAGGCTGGTTTGTCTGCAGTTTGTCTTTCAGACTGCTCATTCCCCATTGAGCAACAACCGAAGTTTTTCCGGCCCGTGGCATGACAGAACCTTCCAAATCCTTTTCTGCACGTTCCGACGCGGCCTATTTTGTGAAGGCGGCGCTTGTCGGTCTGCTTGTCGGAGGATTGGCCACGGGGTTTCATTCCGGGCTGGAATTTATGTTTGCCCAATATGGTGCTCTCAGGGCTTCGCTAGGCTCCGGCTATCTGCCCTATCTGGTTTCAATTTGCATATCGGCGATTTGTGTAACGGGTGCGTTCTTACTTGTTCAACGCGTCGCCCCGGAAGCTGCTGGCAGCGGCATTCAGGAAATTGAAGGCGCTATGGAAGACAAACGGCCGCTCAACTGGGCCCGGGTTCTCGTGGCCAAGTTTTTTGGCGGTCTGCTTGCACTCGGTTCCGGCCTGGTTCTGGGGCGTGAAGGCCCCACTATCCACATGGGAGCAATGACAGCCGAGGCGATTTCAAGATCGGGCAACGTGACCGCGCCCGAGCACAAGGGATTGCTGGCAGCCGGTGCAGCTGCCGGATTGGCTGCCGCTTTCAACGCTCCCCTGGCGGCGATCCTATTCATTGTTGAAGAGACAAGACGGCAGTTTCCCTTTTCCTACCGGACCTACATGGCGGTTATCATCGCGTCGATCCTCAGCGCCGCCGTGATGGAGGAATTGACACATATAGGCCCTATCCTTCTCGTTGAAGTCAGCTACATTCCCGTCTGGAGTTTTCTGCTGCTTGGCCTTCTCGGGATTTTTCTCGGCGCACTCGGTGTCTTTTTCAATTATGCGCTGATCACGGTAATGGACCTTTTCCTGCGCATTCCCAAAGGGTTGCGCTGGCTTCCCGCCCTGGCTATCGGCGCACTGACCGGTATTCTTCTGAATGCCTTTCCGGATGCAACAGGCGGCGGCGAGGATCTTGTTCATCATCTGATTGCCAGCAATTACGGTGTCTATGCGCTGTTGCTGCTGACCTTGCTGCGCTTCGGCGGGGTTTTGTTTTCCTATGCCTCCGGCGTTCCCGGCGGCATTTTTGCGCCCATGCTATCGATCGCCACTTGCGCCGGTCTCGCGTTTGGCGTCGCCTCGGTTGAATGGCTGCCGATCGAATCGGATTTCCGCGCTGCCTGTGCTGTTGCTGCCATGGGCGGTTTCTTTGCAGCCTCAGTCCGCGCCCCGCTCGTAGGCGTCGTGCTGGTGATGGAATTGACGGGCGCTTATGCGCTGATCATGCCGGTTCTGGTGACCTGCACGACAGCCTCATTGACGGCGCATCACCTCGGTGGCCGACCCATTTACGAACAGCTTCTGGAACGCACACTCAGACTGGCGGGTGAAAGCGTCGACGACGAGAAAGACAAAACCCCGGTGCAGCTCGGCACCCGCGAGAGCTAAATCGGCTCAGCTATTCTGCGGCTTCAGGTGCGTGCAGAACCGGAGCGAGACCTTCGGGCTCCGGCCCCCCGTAAACCCAGTCCAGCAGTTCCGCCGTATGCACGATAGGTATGTGCGTGCCCAGACCGATCTGGGTCATGCAGCCAATATTGCCTGTTGCGATGACATCGGGTCCGGTGCTTTCAATATTGGCGACCTTCCTGTCGCGCAGCTTCTGGGCGATCTCCGGCTGAAGAATGTTGTAGGTTCCAGCCGACCCACAACACAAATGTCCTTCAGGCACCTCTTTCACCTGAAAACCCGCGGCGCTCAGTAGGTCCTTTGGCTGGCGTGTGATTTTCTGGCCATGTTGCATGGAACAGGCCGAATGGTAGGCAACCTTCAGGTCCTGTCGCACCTGCGGCTCGCCAAGATCAACCCCGGTCAGAAACTCGGTCACATCCTTTGCAAGAGCTGAAACCCGCGCAGCTTTTTCAGCGTAGACAGGGTCATCTTTCAGCATGTAGCCATAGTCCTTGATCGTCGTGCCGCAGCCTGATGCGGTAATGAGGATTGCATCAAGTCCCTCGCCCGAAGCTTCCGCCGACCAGACGTCCACGTTGCGACGGGCATTTTCAAGCGAGGCTTCTTCCTTGCCCATATGGTGCACCAAAGCACCGCAGCAGACCTCACCCTTCGGCAAGACAATTTCATAACCGGAGCGTTGCAGCAGCCGGATGGTTGCATCGTTGATGCCGGGGTTCAGCACTGGCTGGGCGCACCCGCTCAACAGTGCCACCCGTCCTTTGCGGCTTTTCTGTTTTGACGAAAAAACACCTGGCCCCTCCAACTGGCCACGCATCGGCGCTCTTGACGGTGCCAATTCCAGCATTGCGCCCATTTTGGTGAAGGGACCACCGAATGACTTCAAGAGCCCGGCCAACGGCCGTCCGAAATAGGCACCTATAAGAGCGAACCGGAATCTGTTTGGATAAGGCAGGACAAACGAAAGAACCGAACGCATCAAACGGTCGGACAAGGGGCGTTTGTAGGTCTTTTCAATATGCGCCCGGGCATGATCGACCAAATGCATGTAATGCACCCCGGAAGGACAGGTTGTCATGCAGGCCAGGCAGCTCAGGCAACGGTCGATATGCTTGACGACCTTCTCGTCTGCCGGCCGGTCGTTCTCCAGCATGTCCTTGATCAGGTAGATCCGCCCACGGGGACTGTCCAGCTCATCGCCCAGCAATGTGAAGGTTGGGCAGGTCGCGGTACAAAAACCGCAATGCACGCATTTGCGCAGAATTTTTTCAGATTCCGCAACATGCCGGTCTTTCAGCTGTTCCGCAGTGAAATTTGTCTGCATCGCGTTCCCGTTTCCCTCACCTTCGACAATCGCCAGCAGATGGTACGGGCTCACAAATAGGGGCACAAGATGCCTTTCCGGCACAAACGTTTTGCCCAATTGGACAATGCATCGATCTGGCCGACACCTCTCGGCCCAGGCGAATGGAATGTGAATACGAGATAAACGCCCCGCTCAGAAACAGTTCAAACCCGAACACCTAGAGTGCTCGTCAGTGGGCCGATTAACCCCGATTGAGGACTTTTTATGTTTAAGAAAATTGCCAAGACCCTTTTTATAACCGTAGCCTTTTCCAGCCTCGCAACAGGTGCACTGGCCAAGGACTGGATTGAGAAGGTTGAAGTCAAACGCGACGGCATCGACGTCATTCC belongs to Roseibium porphyridii and includes:
- a CDS encoding protein phosphatase CheZ is translated as MAAVKRSFRAESLIRMNAGANDDPGYAEERRHQEVLAEIASLKAMMRKGAGEQQALDPEEMGAKFMSEFRKELSEAAKLKVELDAMYEAIAQTKKEIATLHHTTGSKGEEMTRVTNELDAVVVGTEGATETILASAEFIDETANTLSARVDAADAELANDIQEKVISIFEACNFQDLTGQRITKVVATLRFVEDRIIQMMDIWGGIETFKEFEVEERNLKEGDAALLNGPALETDADVATQDDIDALFA
- a CDS encoding DUF2927 domain-containing protein — encoded protein: MDGFEKTVFGLEYRSWSWRPYLVKKFTRPVLFYVHNLSARDRRKTVNRFVKEIGKRVGGLTTAITNDRASANFEVYVVDRVQYEPVVRKDIYKNDRARVPGRCLVRVVSGRNGIKRSAAVIVSDEGEFLFRRCLVEELLQGLGPMNDDAALTHSVFNDSSRHSRFTVFDQLILNMLYDPRIRPGMSKQQTKDILPIVARDARRRVR
- the hisG gene encoding ATP phosphoribosyltransferase, which gives rise to MSKLIIAIPSKGRLQEKTHDFFGRAGLKVLQPGGARNYRGAIKGLDSVEIAFLSASEIARALSDGAVHFGVTGLDLVHENIADPGATVHIVTPLGFGPADVVVAVPKAWIDVETMADLSDVASDFRNRHGSRLRVATKYVNLTRSFFANHGIADYRIVESAGATEGAPAAGSAELIVDITTTGSTLQANNLKILSDGVMLKSQANLVASLNADWSDEALTGARAILDRIAAEEAARDVKLVKAVVDDRTQALRAVSHVGALQRFSESDDMNHVSVLCPKDAVADCAQLLIAEGADTVTVETLDYVFSKENKLFAPLQEKVGS
- the hisS gene encoding histidine--tRNA ligase produces the protein MAKKPNKLKARLPRGFVDRTADDIRATDEMLANIRAVYEQYGFDPVETPAFEFTDCLGKFLPDTDRPNAGVFSVQDEDEQWMSLRYDLTAPLARHVSENINEIQLPYRTYRSGWVFRNEKPGPGRFRQFMQFDADTVGAPGVQADAEMCMMMADTMEALGIPRGDYVIRVNNRKVLDGVLESVGLGGETHEERRLTVLRAIDKLDKFGVEGVRLLLGEGRKDESGDFTKGAGLEPGAIDTLVAFLSGTGGIENDGITELNTMAAIFASCGYGEDRIKIDPSVVRGLEYYTGPVYEAELLFDVTNEKGEVVQFGSVGGGGRYDGLVKRFTGRDVPATGFSIGVSRLMTALKNLGKLGTADMVAPVLVTVMDGDTAALGKYQKMVQDLRTAGVRAEMYQGNWKKFGNQLKYADRRGCPIAIIQGSDEREAGEIQIKDLIEGKRLSEEIADNITWRESRPAQVTVKVSELVATVKELLDGQADDRRRAGEE
- a CDS encoding DNA-3-methyladenine glycosylase I; this encodes MTEQKSTSAAKPEPDPDTGLIVGADGLSRCWWYGGLEDYQRYHDEEWGWPVDDDRRLFEKICLEGFQSGLSWLTILRKREGFRAAFANFEFERVAKFTDKDVERCLNDSGIVRHRKKIESTINNANRALELRKEFGSLAAYFWSFEPKPEDRPEKIDFPTAKTLGKTAESTALSKDLKKRGWSFVGPTTVYAFMQSMGMVNDHLEGCFCREKIEKARADFKRPV
- a CDS encoding ATP phosphoribosyltransferase regulatory subunit encodes the protein MNGSAQMNRPDPSKIDAVLELFKAAGHTEVNPPILQPADVFLDLTGEDIRRRLYLTNGSDGLDLCLRPDFTIPVCRHHLAQDQVSLPAAYCYNGPVFRQRPAGLGEIPQLGAESLGRTDTSEADADLLALSVNALETFGVRENTIRVGDETLFAAVLDGLELPSVWRRRLRDLFGETDKLSAAIDRMAGGTVSDDEGRDVRLGFLSAMEGADPEAAHAVVEDLLSIAGISAVGGRTPSEIADRFLEQAALARGARGHDKAAKTLSAYLTLKSDGAHAASVLRQFGKDFGLVLDKPLAAFEQRMMAVDRKGIDPTRLSFAAEFGRRLDYYSGFVFEIHASEKTVEGPLVGGGRYDKLVNLLGAEEDVPAIGFSMWLDRIAASVEG
- the clcA gene encoding H(+)/Cl(-) exchange transporter ClcA, which encodes MTEPSKSFSARSDAAYFVKAALVGLLVGGLATGFHSGLEFMFAQYGALRASLGSGYLPYLVSICISAICVTGAFLLVQRVAPEAAGSGIQEIEGAMEDKRPLNWARVLVAKFFGGLLALGSGLVLGREGPTIHMGAMTAEAISRSGNVTAPEHKGLLAAGAAAGLAAAFNAPLAAILFIVEETRRQFPFSYRTYMAVIIASILSAAVMEELTHIGPILLVEVSYIPVWSFLLLGLLGIFLGALGVFFNYALITVMDLFLRIPKGLRWLPALAIGALTGILLNAFPDATGGGEDLVHHLIASNYGVYALLLLTLLRFGGVLFSYASGVPGGIFAPMLSIATCAGLAFGVASVEWLPIESDFRAACAVAAMGGFFAASVRAPLVGVVLVMELTGAYALIMPVLVTCTTASLTAHHLGGRPIYEQLLERTLRLAGESVDDEKDKTPVQLGTRES
- the glcF gene encoding glycolate oxidase subunit GlcF, whose product is MQTNFTAEQLKDRHVAESEKILRKCVHCGFCTATCPTFTLLGDELDSPRGRIYLIKDMLENDRPADEKVVKHIDRCLSCLACMTTCPSGVHYMHLVDHARAHIEKTYKRPLSDRLMRSVLSFVLPYPNRFRFALIGAYFGRPLAGLLKSFGGPFTKMGAMLELAPSRAPMRGQLEGPGVFSSKQKSRKGRVALLSGCAQPVLNPGINDATIRLLQRSGYEIVLPKGEVCCGALVHHMGKEEASLENARRNVDVWSAEASGEGLDAILITASGCGTTIKDYGYMLKDDPVYAEKAARVSALAKDVTEFLTGVDLGEPQVRQDLKVAYHSACSMQHGQKITRQPKDLLSAAGFQVKEVPEGHLCCGSAGTYNILQPEIAQKLRDRKVANIESTGPDVIATGNIGCMTQIGLGTHIPIVHTAELLDWVYGGPEPEGLAPVLHAPEAAE
- a CDS encoding L,D-transpeptidase codes for the protein MKKVSSLALVAVGALVVVTGFPGTKALAGQVSPPPLVLSPNLTEPWVLQLQPRAQRRVAAPVQRRQVVQPQVRRANWWSPRQQPVRQQPQRQARQPQSRQVAPQFLPTVVDYHGKHKPGTIVIDTNARYLYLVQNDGTARRYGVGVGKPGFEWAGSHKVTRKAEWPDWRPPAAMRKRRPELPAFMAGGPENPLGARALYLGSTLYRIHGSNQPWTIGHAVSSGCIRMRNEDVMDLYERVKVGTRVHVI